A stretch of Helicobacter pylori DNA encodes these proteins:
- the ccsA gene encoding cytochrome c biogenesis protein CcsA, whose protein sequence is MKNLKSLLSFLLASFWVAIPLIALYALACAIATFIENDYGTSASKAIVYNTPWFNFLHAYLLVVLIGTFIKSKALERKRYASLFFHSSLILIILGAAITRFFGVEGLMHVRENSAQSSFESADTYLNITLNDTTKLSLKTPLTFYHSKRLRPIHATLNHKPLILEPLEIYKQNAIKKDDATILVLKATYNGVSHKFNLIKTNRNEGIEESEVFKDDKLSLSFGSAYIELPFQIKLKRFELERYAGSMSPSSYASEVEVLKLDNTLIKPYRIFMNHVLDYEGYRFFQSSYDMDEKGTILSVNKDPGKIPTYLGYAMLILGALWLLLDKNGRFLKLSRFLKSQQAASFLLALILISPFTSSFATETPIDMHGGKSAQIERQSVENSANKEDSKSAILERLKHLREYSKDHLKAFQRLQVQDFDGRIKPLDTISIEYIHKILRKDDFQGLNAMQVLLGIMFFPNDWRSIKMIHTSNKALRKLIGTPLDESRIAFRDAFDSRGYKLKNLVEEVNQKSPNARNELDKDVLKVDERINLVYTLFSAQFLRIFPSDKTTAWLSPIEAINSPNKEISSVATEFLKNIFSGFDDALKTNQWDKVEKTLKDLSIYQKEHAKNLYLPSSKVDSEIFLNHTNFFNSLTLPYIFLGLLLFIVVISSLVKNTPPNIWLTKTLYMAILLCAIAHSMGLILRWYVSGHSPWSNAYESMLYIAWASVIAGFILRSKLALSASSFLAGIALFVAHLGFMDPQIGHLVPVLKSYWLNIHVSVITASYGFLGLCFVLGILSLVLFILRKQGRFNLDKTILSISAINEMSMILGLFMLTAGNFLGGVWANESWGRYWGWDPKETWALISICVYALILHLRFLGSQNWPFILASSSVLGFYSVLMTYFGVNYYLSGLHSYAAGDPLPIPTFLYFLVAIPFILVILAYFKRHLSLPKLV, encoded by the coding sequence ATGAAGAATCTCAAAAGCCTGCTTTCTTTTTTGCTGGCTTCTTTTTGGGTCGCTATCCCTTTAATCGCACTCTATGCCTTAGCGTGCGCGATAGCCACTTTTATAGAAAACGATTACGGCACGAGCGCGAGTAAGGCGATTGTGTATAACACCCCTTGGTTTAATTTCTTGCATGCGTATTTGTTGGTGGTTTTAATAGGCACATTCATTAAATCTAAAGCTTTGGAGCGAAAAAGATACGCCAGCCTTTTTTTCCACAGCTCCTTGATTTTAATCATTTTGGGGGCAGCCATCACGCGCTTTTTTGGCGTAGAAGGGCTTATGCATGTGCGAGAAAATAGCGCGCAAAGCTCTTTTGAAAGCGCGGACACTTACCTTAATATCACTCTTAATGACACCACCAAACTTTCTTTAAAAACGCCTTTAACCTTTTATCATTCCAAACGATTAAGACCCATTCATGCCACTTTAAATCACAAGCCTTTGATTTTAGAACCCTTAGAGATTTACAAGCAAAACGCCATTAAAAAAGATGACGCTACTATTTTAGTGTTGAAAGCGACTTATAACGGCGTGAGCCACAAATTCAACCTCATCAAAACCAACAGGAATGAAGGCATAGAAGAAAGCGAGGTGTTTAAAGACGACAAGCTCTCTTTAAGTTTTGGATCGGCTTATATTGAATTGCCTTTCCAAATCAAACTGAAGCGTTTTGAATTAGAGCGTTACGCCGGCTCTATGAGCCCTTCATCTTACGCTTCAGAAGTGGAAGTTTTGAAATTGGATAACACTTTAATCAAACCTTATAGGATTTTTATGAACCATGTTTTAGATTATGAAGGTTATCGCTTTTTCCAATCTTCTTATGACATGGATGAAAAAGGCACGATCCTTTCTGTCAATAAAGATCCGGGTAAAATCCCCACTTATTTAGGGTATGCGATGCTTATTTTGGGGGCTTTGTGGTTGCTTTTGGATAAGAACGGGCGTTTTTTAAAGCTTTCACGCTTTTTAAAATCCCAACAAGCCGCTAGTTTCTTGCTCGCTTTAATTTTAATCAGCCCTTTTACTTCTTCGTTCGCCACTGAGACTCCAATTGACATGCATGGGGGCAAAAGCGCTCAAATAGAACGACAAAGCGTAGAAAATTCTGCTAATAAAGAGGATTCTAAAAGCGCGATTTTAGAGCGTTTGAAGCATTTAAGAGAATATTCTAAAGATCACTTAAAAGCCTTTCAAAGGCTTCAAGTCCAGGATTTTGACGGGCGTATCAAACCTCTTGATACTATTAGCATTGAATATATCCATAAGATTTTAAGGAAAGATGATTTTCAAGGGTTAAACGCTATGCAAGTGCTTTTAGGGATCATGTTTTTCCCCAATGATTGGCGCAGTATTAAGATGATTCACACTTCTAATAAAGCCTTAAGAAAGCTTATCGGCACGCCTTTAGATGAAAGCCGTATCGCTTTTAGAGATGCGTTTGATAGCCGTGGGTATAAATTAAAAAATCTGGTTGAAGAAGTCAATCAAAAATCCCCTAACGCGCGCAACGAGTTGGATAAAGATGTGTTAAAAGTGGATGAACGCATCAACTTAGTTTATACGCTTTTTAGTGCTCAATTTTTACGCATTTTCCCTAGCGATAAAACCACCGCTTGGCTCTCGCCCATTGAAGCGATCAACAGCCCCAATAAAGAAATTTCAAGCGTGGCAACGGAGTTTTTAAAAAATATTTTTAGCGGGTTTGATGACGCTTTGAAAACCAATCAATGGGATAAAGTGGAAAAAACCCTAAAAGATTTAAGCATTTACCAAAAAGAGCATGCCAAAAACCTCTATTTACCCTCTTCAAAAGTGGATTCTGAAATTTTTTTAAACCACACCAATTTTTTTAACAGCCTGACCTTGCCTTATATCTTTCTTGGGCTATTGCTTTTTATCGTTGTGATCAGCTCTTTGGTTAAAAACACCCCCCCTAATATTTGGCTCACTAAAACCCTTTATATGGCTATCTTGCTTTGCGCGATCGCTCATTCTATGGGGCTAATCTTGCGCTGGTATGTGAGCGGGCATTCGCCTTGGAGTAACGCTTATGAGTCCATGCTTTATATCGCATGGGCTTCTGTTATCGCAGGGTTTATTTTACGATCCAAACTCGCGCTATCGGCTTCTAGCTTTTTAGCCGGTATCGCGCTCTTCGTGGCTCATTTAGGCTTTATGGACCCTCAAATCGGCCATTTAGTGCCGGTGTTAAAATCCTATTGGCTCAATATCCATGTCTCTGTCATCACCGCCAGTTATGGCTTTTTGGGCTTGTGTTTTGTGCTAGGGATTTTAAGTTTGGTTTTGTTTATTTTGCGCAAACAAGGGCGTTTCAATTTAGACAAAACCATTCTCTCCATTAGCGCTATCAATGAAATGAGCATGATTTTAGGCCTGTTCATGCTCACAGCCGGGAATTTCTTAGGCGGGGTGTGGGCGAATGAATCTTGGGGGCGCTATTGGGGGTGGGACCCTAAAGAAACTTGGGCGTTGATTTCTATTTGCGTCTATGCTTTAATCTTGCATTTGCGTTTTTTAGGCTCTCAAAATTGGCCCTTTATTTTAGCGAGCAGCAGCGTGCTAGGGTTTTATTCGGTTTTAATGACTTATTTTGGCGTGAATTACTACCTTTCTGGCTTGCACAGCTATGCCGCAGGCGATCCCTTGCCGATCCCTACTTTTTTATACTTTTTGGTAGCGATACCTTTTATCCTTGTGATCTTGGCGTATTTCAAACGCCATTTGAGTTTGCCTAAATTAGTTTAA
- a CDS encoding SoxW family protein encodes MFSLSYVSKKFLSVLLLISLFLSACKSNNKDKLDENLLSSGSQSSKELNDERDNIDKKSYAGLEDVFLDNKSISPNNKYMLLVFGRNGCSYCERFKKDLKNVKELRDYIKEHFSAYYVNISYSKEHNFKVGDKDKNDEKEIKMSTEELEQIYAVQSTPTIVLSDKTGKTIYELPGYMPSTQFLAVLEFIGDGKYQDTKNDGDLTKKLKAYIKYKTNLSKSKSN; translated from the coding sequence ATGTTTTCACTTTCTTATGTTTCTAAGAAATTTTTAAGCGTGTTACTATTGATTTCGCTGTTTTTAAGCGCTTGCAAATCCAATAATAAAGACAAATTAGACGAAAATCTTTTAAGCTCTGGCTCTCAAAGCTCCAAAGAATTGAACGATGAGCGAGACAACATAGACAAAAAGAGTTACGCCGGTTTAGAAGATGTTTTTTTAGACAATAAATCCATTAGCCCTAATAACAAATACATGCTTTTAGTTTTTGGCCGTAATGGTTGCTCCTATTGCGAAAGGTTTAAAAAAGATCTCAAGAATGTCAAAGAATTGCGCGACTACATTAAAGAGCATTTTAGCGCTTACTATGTCAATATCAGCTATTCTAAAGAGCATAATTTTAAAGTCGGCGATAAGGATAAAAATGATGAAAAAGAAATCAAAATGTCTACCGAAGAATTAGAACAAATTTATGCCGTCCAATCCACCCCTACGATTGTTTTATCCGATAAAACCGGCAAAACCATCTATGAATTGCCCGGCTATATGCCCTCTACGCAATTTTTAGCCGTGTTAGAATTTATCGGCGATGGGAAGTATCAAGACACGAAAAACGATGGGGATCTCACTAAAAAATTAAAGGCTTACATCAAGTATAAAACCAACCTTTCTAAAAGCAAGTCCAACTAG